In one Leptidea sinapis chromosome 25, ilLepSina1.1, whole genome shotgun sequence genomic region, the following are encoded:
- the LOC126972066 gene encoding hemocyte protein-glutamine gamma-glutamyltransferase-like translates to MEPLQVDVVHFYPKENAEPHNTLKFEAVNDENPTTTIVRRGQPFNGVVRFTRPYDDNDDIVQLVFTLGDKPSMDTQGSMYLKYDSVPDIHSWSAKLLDVQENTLSFVVSTPVTLPVGCWTLRVVTRQKSSPARQIYDFEQDIYILFNPWNPDDQTYMEDKSLLQEYVENDVGKVWVGPIKTTRGKPWFYGQFDAVVLPACMFMLDRADIPFHQRGDPVKMTRTISRIVNSNDDAGVLVGRWDGEYEDGTAPSEWTGSVEILAQYLETQQEVPYGQCWVFAGVVTTVCRALGIPSRVVSNLVSAHDANSSLTVDKYYTETMEELEFDPNNPQGADSIWNYHVWNDVWMARPDLPPGYGGWQAIDATPQETSSGMYQCGPAPLEAIKQGVIGVGHDVEFMLASVNADLMRWRQDPDAETGYSMVDTNNYHIGRMILTKKPFVFDPLGDEDRQDIIGEYKHREGSASERMALMNGVRYSERAKRYYAVASSLTNDLTFKLRDIDTVSIGNEFRVTVDIDNTSSEGRNIKAALTATSVFYNGVRADIVKKVEGKIFVGPNQHEEISVLVQAEEYLPKLVEYCNMKISAMAIVDETKQSWADDDDFQILKPNILIKFNEDLIIGQPSTIVLSLVNPLERTLTGCEFRVTSSGIAGRTLRLAAADVAPRETLITELPVQPNKLGKINFVATFKSTELKDINGAASAEVFEG, encoded by the exons ATGGAGCCACTACAAGTAGATGTTGTACACTTTTATCCCAAAGAAAATGCAGAACCGCATAATACTTTAAA ATTTGAAGCCGTGAATGATGAGAACCCCACCACCACGATAGTACGTCGCGGACAACCCTTCAACGGAGTGGTGAGGTTCACCAGACCCTATGATGACAACGATGATATCGTGCAGCTTGTGTTCACGTTGG GTGACAAACCCAGTATGGACACCCAGGGTTCGATGTACCTGAAGTATGACAGTGTGCCTGACATACACAGCTGGAGCGCCAAGCTACTCGATGTACAGGAAAACACTCTTTCGTTTGTG GTATCAACACCAGTGACTCTACCTGTTGGATGCTGGACGCTTCGCGTGGTGACAAGACAGAAGAGTTCGCCAGCACGTCAGATATATGACTTCGAACAGGATATCTACATACTGTTCAACCCATGGAATCCAG ATGACCAAACATACATGGAAGACAAAAGTCTCCTTCAGGAATACGTTGAGAATGACGTGGGCAAAGTGTGGGTGGGACCGATCAAGACTACGCGTGGAAAGCCCTGGTTCTACGGCCAGTTCGACGCGGTGGTCCTGCCAGCCTGTATGTTCATGTTGGACAGAGCTGATATACCATTCCATCA aCGTGGTGACCCTGTTAAAATGACACGCACAATATCCCGAATCGTGAACTCGAATGACGACGCCGGTGTCCTAGTGGGAAGGTGGGATGGAGAGTATGAAGATGGAACAGCACCATCGGAATGGACTGGTTCTGTGGAGATCCTCGCGCAATACCTGGAAACCCAGCAGGAAGTGCCATATGGACAATGCTGGGTCTTCGCTGGCGTTGTTACAACAG TTTGCCGAGCTCTTGGTATACCGTCTCGTGTGGTTTCCAACCTGGTGTCAGCCCACGACGCGAACAGCTCACTCACCGTTGACAAATACTACACGGAGACCATGGAGGAGCTGGAGTTCGACCCCAACAATCCCCAGGGAGCAGACTCCATCTGGAACTACCACGTGTGGAACGATGTGTGGATGGCGCGACCTGATCTACCACCAG GTTACGGTGGTTGGCAAGCAATTGACGCAACACCCCAAGAAACTTCATCAGGCATGTACCAGTGCGGTCCAGCGCCTTTGGAGGCCATCAAGCAAGGAGTTATCGGAGTAGGGCATGATGTCGAGTTCATGCTGGCCTCAGTCAACGCTGATCTGATGCGGTGGAGACAAGACCCTGACGCTGAGACAGGGTATTCCATGGTGGACACAAATAactatca CATTGGTCGCATGATCCTCACCAAGAAGCCGTTCGTGTTCGACCCCCTGGGCGATGAGGACAGACAGGATATAATTGGGGAATACAAGCACAGAGAGGGCAGTGCCTCCGAGAGGATGGCGCTCATGAACGGCGTGAGGTACTCCGAGAGAGCTAAGAG ataCTACGCCGTAGCGTCGAGTCTTACGAATGACCTGACATTCAAACTACGAGACATTGATACCGTGTCGATCGGAAATGAGTTCAGAGTCACAGTCGACATTGACAACACTTCCTCAGAG gGTCGGAACATAAAGGCTGCGTTAACAGCCACCAGTGTCTTCTACAACGGCGTCAGGGCGGACATTGTCAAAAAAGTCGAAGGGAAAATCTTCGTTGGACCAAATCAAC acGAGGAGATCAGCGTTCTGGTGCAAGCTGAGGAGTACCTACCGAAGCTGGTGGAGTACTGCAACATGAAGATATCAGCGATGGCGATCGTCGACGAGACCAAACAGTCCTGGGCTGATGATGACGACTTCCAGATCCTCAAACCGAACATTCTCATTAAG TTCAATGAGGATCTCATCATCGGTCAGCCATCCACGATAGTGCTGTCGCTGGTGAACCCTCTAGAGCGCACGCTGACAGGGTGTGAGTTCCGCGTCACGTCATCAGGGATCGCTGGCCGGACGCTGCGTTTAGCCGCCGCTGACGTAGCGCCCAGAGAAACACTCATCACTGAGCTGCCGGTCCAGCCTAAT AAACTCGGCAAAATAAACTTCGTCGCAACTTTCAAGTCAACCGAACTGAAGGACATTAATGGTGCAGCTAGTGCGGAGGTATTTGAGGGTTAA